One segment of Campylobacter sp. CNRCH_2014_0184h DNA contains the following:
- the cgb gene encoding single-domain globin Cgb, producing the protein MTQEQIQIIKDCVPILQKNGEVLTKEFYKIMFEEYPEVKPMFNMEKQASGEQPKALAMAILMAAKNVENLENMRSFVDKVAITHTKLNVKEEHYPIVGACLLKAIKVVLNADETTLKAWEEAYGAIAKFYIDIEKEIYAKAK; encoded by the coding sequence ATGACTCAAGAACAAATTCAAATCATCAAAGATTGTGTGCCGATTTTACAAAAAAATGGCGAAGTTTTAACTAAAGAATTTTATAAAATCATGTTTGAAGAATACCCTGAAGTAAAACCTATGTTTAATATGGAAAAACAAGCTTCAGGAGAACAACCAAAAGCTTTAGCAATGGCTATTTTAATGGCAGCAAAAAATGTAGAAAATTTAGAAAACATGAGAAGCTTTGTTGATAAAGTAGCTATCACTCATACAAAATTAAATGTCAAAGAAGAACATTACCCTATAGTAGGCGCTTGTCTTTTAAAGGCTATTAAAGTAGTATTAAATGCAGATGAAACTACACTAAAAGCTTGGGAAGAAGCTTATGGTGCTATTGCTAAATTTTACATAGACATTGAAAAAGAAATTTATGCAAAAGCTAAGTAA